The following coding sequences lie in one Candidatus Neptunochlamydia sp. REUL1 genomic window:
- a CDS encoding methionyl aminopeptidase, with product MSRNDPCWCGSGKKWKKCHHPFMPPQNFETQKASYFKNYQIVLKTPEQIEGIRAASKLAATILKKVCALAKEGVTTLELDNLSTTLHKEAGATPAALGYGHPPFPKGICTSLNEVICHGIPNNTVLRNGDILNIDVTSILNGFYGDCSAMVCIGEIGEEKQKVVDVSYECLMRAIKILKPGILVSDIGQTIEDYASSEGCSVVNQFVAHGVGMEFHEAPQIPHCYNNTQIPLAAGMTFTIEPMINAGVRSGIIDPKDEWTARTTDGKPSAQWEHTLLITDDGYEILTLP from the coding sequence ATTTCGAGAAATGATCCTTGTTGGTGCGGTAGTGGGAAAAAATGGAAAAAATGCCACCACCCCTTCATGCCACCTCAAAATTTCGAAACGCAAAAGGCGTCATATTTTAAGAACTATCAAATCGTTCTAAAGACTCCCGAGCAGATTGAAGGAATCCGCGCTGCATCAAAGCTTGCTGCGACAATTCTCAAGAAAGTCTGTGCCTTAGCTAAAGAAGGGGTCACAACCCTTGAACTCGACAATCTCTCAACAACGCTTCATAAAGAAGCCGGTGCAACGCCAGCTGCTTTAGGATATGGCCACCCTCCTTTTCCAAAAGGAATCTGCACCTCTCTTAATGAGGTGATCTGTCATGGAATTCCTAATAACACTGTGCTTAGAAATGGGGATATCCTCAATATTGATGTCACCTCGATCCTAAATGGGTTCTATGGGGACTGCAGTGCCATGGTTTGCATCGGGGAAATCGGAGAAGAGAAACAGAAAGTTGTCGATGTTTCCTATGAATGCCTCATGCGAGCAATAAAAATCTTAAAACCTGGGATCTTGGTCTCTGACATTGGACAAACAATTGAAGATTATGCTTCTTCTGAGGGATGTTCCGTTGTGAACCAATTTGTCGCACACGGCGTGGGCATGGAATTTCATGAAGCTCCCCAAATCCCTCACTGCTATAACAACACTCAAATTCCCCTTGCTGCAGGAATGACATTTACGATTGAGCCTATGATTAACGCTGGTGTTCGCTCAGGAATCATTGATCCAAAAGATGAGTGGACAGCGCGTACAACCGATGGGAAACCCAGCGCTCAGTGGGAACATACCCTTCTTATTACAGATGATGGCTATGAAATTCTAACCTTGCCCTAA
- the truA gene encoding tRNA pseudouridine(38-40) synthase TruA, whose amino-acid sequence MNIKLIISYDGASYLGWQEGSDGPTIEKALRQALEKVYQEPLVLQAASRTDAGVHAHGQVVNFKPTKKKDLTRLLISLNQLLPKSIRVLSLEEVKDSFHPTLDNEGKEYHYHLHLAPVQSPFTRNFSWHIHTPINIGLMREASSFFIGTHDFSALTNINFPKPKDTTRTLRRIDLIEEDSNLRIEIEGSNFLYKMARNIVGTLVYVGMGKLTLAEARHLLTKKDRTFAGITAPAHGLTLHAVFYRQ is encoded by the coding sequence ATGAATATCAAGTTGATTATCTCATATGATGGAGCCTCTTATCTTGGTTGGCAAGAAGGAAGTGATGGTCCCACAATAGAGAAGGCTCTTCGCCAAGCTTTGGAAAAGGTCTACCAAGAGCCCCTAGTTCTGCAAGCCGCCTCAAGAACAGATGCAGGAGTTCATGCTCATGGGCAAGTCGTGAATTTCAAGCCGACAAAAAAGAAAGATTTAACGCGCCTTTTGATCAGCCTCAATCAACTCCTTCCAAAATCCATTCGAGTCCTCTCTTTGGAAGAAGTCAAGGATTCCTTCCACCCCACCCTTGACAATGAGGGAAAAGAATACCACTACCACCTTCACCTCGCCCCTGTCCAATCTCCCTTTACAAGAAATTTTTCCTGGCATATTCACACTCCTATTAATATTGGGCTCATGAGAGAGGCTTCTTCTTTTTTTATTGGAACACATGATTTTTCTGCGTTGACTAATATCAATTTCCCTAAACCTAAAGATACGACTCGAACACTGCGCCGCATCGACCTAATTGAAGAAGACTCTAACCTTCGTATTGAGATTGAAGGGAGTAATTTTCTTTATAAAATGGCCCGCAACATTGTCGGAACCCTTGTCTACGTGGGAATGGGTAAGTTAACACTAGCTGAGGCAAGACACCTTCTTACCAAAAAAGATCGAACGTTTGCTGGAATAACGGCCCCCGCCCATGGCCTTACACTCCATGCCGTTTTCTATAGACAGTAG
- a CDS encoding M20/M25/M40 family metallo-hydrolase, giving the protein MLEDYDAWFEKNRASVLDDFFTFLKFPSISTDPAHKKDMLACQKWLASYMESCGLNVEVWETSGHSSVFGEMPSKEKDAPILLFYGHYDVQPAVPLDEWKSPPFEPEVRDNVVYARGAIDNKGQGFYTLIGIRAFLELAQEKNVHIKVLIEGEEEVGSPGLEGIIEAKRKALKADHVFVVDLDMSARGKPAVTLGIRGVANLNATVTNTNCDLHSGVFGGMVLNPARALATVLGKMWDDQGKVTIPGFYDGVKTLSKEELSILNWDTDVKAEAASLDVRVFQGEGDYSLLESNWICPTLEINGIESGYTGDGFKTIIPAKASVKLSCRLVPGQDPEKVLKEIAAFLKNNLPEGIELGLEMGHGTPGVMTSPQSDTVEGTIKAYERVYSAPCCRQLCGATIPIVPTLSRICGGELVMMGVGLSTDNMHAPNECFGLDRFKEGFLSVTQILEIFSGGGY; this is encoded by the coding sequence ATGCTTGAGGATTATGATGCGTGGTTTGAAAAGAATCGGGCGAGTGTTCTAGATGACTTTTTTACTTTTCTAAAGTTTCCTAGTATCAGTACCGACCCTGCTCACAAAAAGGATATGCTTGCTTGTCAAAAGTGGCTGGCCTCTTATATGGAATCTTGTGGCCTTAACGTAGAGGTTTGGGAGACGTCGGGACATTCCTCTGTTTTTGGAGAAATGCCCTCGAAAGAAAAGGATGCTCCAATACTTCTTTTTTATGGGCACTATGATGTGCAGCCTGCGGTTCCTCTTGATGAATGGAAAAGCCCTCCTTTTGAACCTGAAGTGCGTGATAATGTTGTCTATGCTCGTGGAGCAATCGATAATAAAGGACAAGGTTTTTACACCCTCATAGGAATTCGAGCCTTTCTTGAACTTGCTCAAGAGAAGAATGTCCATATTAAGGTTTTGATCGAAGGGGAAGAAGAGGTAGGAAGTCCAGGGTTGGAAGGAATTATTGAGGCAAAAAGAAAGGCCTTGAAAGCAGACCATGTTTTCGTTGTAGATTTAGATATGTCAGCAAGGGGAAAGCCCGCCGTTACACTGGGGATTCGAGGCGTTGCAAACCTGAATGCAACAGTCACCAATACGAATTGCGACCTTCATTCGGGAGTCTTTGGAGGAATGGTTTTGAACCCAGCTCGTGCTTTAGCAACAGTGCTTGGGAAGATGTGGGATGATCAGGGAAAAGTTACGATTCCTGGATTCTATGATGGGGTCAAAACCCTTTCAAAAGAAGAACTCTCTATTCTGAATTGGGACACGGATGTGAAAGCAGAGGCAGCGTCTCTAGATGTTAGAGTATTTCAAGGGGAAGGAGATTACTCATTATTGGAGTCGAACTGGATTTGTCCGACTCTCGAGATAAACGGAATAGAAAGTGGGTATACCGGGGATGGATTTAAAACAATTATCCCAGCAAAAGCATCTGTAAAACTCTCTTGCCGCTTAGTTCCTGGTCAAGATCCTGAAAAAGTTTTGAAGGAAATTGCCGCTTTTTTGAAAAATAATCTTCCAGAGGGTATAGAGTTAGGTTTAGAAATGGGGCATGGCACTCCCGGTGTGATGACTTCTCCTCAATCGGATACCGTTGAAGGGACGATTAAGGCATATGAACGGGTGTATAGCGCCCCTTGCTGCCGTCAGCTGTGTGGAGCAACCATACCGATTGTCCCAACGCTTTCGCGCATATGTGGAGGAGAATTAGTGATGATGGGAGTGGGGCTTTCCACTGATAATATGCATGCTCCCAATGAGTGTTTTGGACTTGATCGATTTAAGGAAGGTTTTTTATCGGTGACTCAAATATTAGAGATATTTTCGGGCGGAGGCTATTAG
- a CDS encoding YhgN family NAAT transporter, with product MNHSLFTISFALFLLMDPVGNIPIYISVLKDVEPKRQRMIIIRELLIALGVIVLFTFIGEYLLEILNVGQETILIAGGIILFIIALKMIFPNGASYGIEGVEKGEPFIVPLAIPLVAGPSVLAAVMIYSHREPTSLLISSICIAWVISTLILFTSPFLKRILGNRGISACERLMGLLLTLMAIQMFLEGITLFQNK from the coding sequence TTTGCTGATGGACCCTGTCGGCAACATTCCCATTTATATCTCCGTGCTCAAAGATGTCGAACCCAAAAGACAGCGGATGATTATTATCCGTGAGTTACTCATTGCCCTTGGGGTGATCGTTCTTTTCACATTCATTGGGGAATACCTCCTGGAAATTCTTAATGTTGGACAAGAAACGATTCTGATTGCTGGGGGGATCATCTTATTTATCATTGCCCTCAAAATGATTTTTCCAAATGGAGCAAGCTATGGAATAGAGGGAGTTGAAAAGGGAGAACCTTTCATAGTTCCTCTAGCAATCCCCCTAGTGGCAGGGCCTTCAGTCCTTGCTGCTGTAATGATTTATTCTCACAGGGAACCAACATCTCTTCTGATCTCCTCTATCTGCATTGCATGGGTCATCTCAACTCTGATCCTTTTTACCTCTCCTTTTCTCAAAAGAATCCTTGGCAATCGGGGAATCAGCGCATGTGAAAGACTCATGGGACTTCTTCTTACCCTCATGGCAATTCAAATGTTTCTTGAAGGAATCACTCTCTTTCAAAACAAGTAG